The segment TGTCCATCATAGACAGGCATTTTGAATTCTGTATGTTCGAAGTGACAGTGTCTGTTGTGATCTACCAGGGCCGCCAGAGGGCACTCTTCACCGGGGTCGCCTCTTTGACGGGGCTCTGATGCACTGGAGAATTCTGCGCAGCTTGGAAATGGTTCAGTAGTTTCCTCTGGGTTTCTGTCTTCATTTCACCCCGTGAAAGGAAGTGCACGATTTCTTGCACACACCTGGAGTAGCCTTCGTTTCCCGTCGCTGGCCGGGGGAAGGCGCTCTGTCTCAGGTAGCAGACGGTCATTTCCAGGATGTCCGCTTTCTCCAGTTTGGAATCGGGCTGCTGCTTCACGAATTCTTTTCCCAGTAACGTCTTGAGCTGCTCGATGCTGCTGTTGATACGATCTCTGCGCATCTTTTCAACCACCGGTTTTCTCAACTGCAAAAAAGAACAAGGCACACATTCAGTTAATAACCAGTTCGT is part of the Acipenser ruthenus chromosome 27, fAciRut3.2 maternal haplotype, whole genome shotgun sequence genome and harbors:
- the LOC131701905 gene encoding transcription factor HES-5-like; translation: MAPTIAAAMGYSQGHVTMTNKLRKPVVEKMRRDRINSSIEQLKTLLGKEFVKQQPDSKLEKADILEMTVCYLRQSAFPRPATGNEGYSRCVQEIVHFLSRGEMKTETQRKLLNHFQAAQNSPVHQSPVKEATPVKSALWRPW